Proteins encoded in a region of the Candidatus Moanabacter tarae genome:
- the gltD gene encoding Glutamate synthase [NADPH] small chain produces the protein MSVYDINRISVPPAPPEFKDDTDDRHFVPAPCQVACPVGTDAPSYLAYIWEGKFQEAFEAITATNPFSSICGRVCDAPCEPACRRTASDGPIMIRNLKRFVMDKVGHNYDPPSIPVTRKKTIGIVGGGPTGLTAAHDLCEMGYEVHVYEMTDRLGGLMVWGIPAFRCPPDVIKEDIDRLTTRCPGLKVHLNRSLGKDTSLTELKHNHDAVLLAIGAWWGKQMQTPGEQAAGVVDGVGFLRKVNDGERPHLPETVIVIGGGDVAMDACRVAKRLPGCKNVKVIYRRGPKEIPARRIELEGAIEEGVEFIYHTLQVRVERNRHEIILHCVKTKLGKCDEDGRRHPVKISGSEHTIRCGMVIAAVGQQAECAELNKLGMMLPDRVRADFSNMRTSDPKVFAAGDGAFGGSTIVMAMHHGQKAAYYINAFLENRSDPLPYRTPYRTRRVPVAQDLRWEVLPQQEPEFFGLGKKPVEFPEIESTYNWETARKEAARCYRCDAETGSSDYSIQHREDIFSMARAGSEEHLKQKVMINSRLKMRDNPFPEGREATIDDLVFLPANLSRLVIDPYRENCSIETTISSKLPLTQPFLVSGFDYAPEEIREALASALARNQCSYIGVKPIGNSVPWCQVLDSGGHGVPSAQAAAQIHKVEEPFQSVDPIRLHSNQILGLAVSSRASLEYALSFALDKGFDMLLLDGAPGLGQRWPELGGAPHLEILRDAIRILRKLNSEEAIDLVYFGGVRSGTDAAKLIALGATAVVFELSVALALGGQITRENGVEFTTDRSREERTKAVQCILDASTGEASMMARCTGKTNLHNLEPEDLRSITLTTAESTGIPLVGLGACPAKGP, from the coding sequence ATGAGCGTCTACGATATTAATCGGATCAGTGTGCCTCCGGCACCCCCGGAATTTAAGGACGATACAGATGACCGTCATTTCGTCCCCGCCCCCTGCCAAGTAGCATGCCCTGTTGGAACTGATGCCCCTTCCTATCTCGCCTATATTTGGGAAGGGAAATTCCAGGAAGCCTTTGAGGCTATCACCGCTACTAATCCGTTTAGTTCCATATGCGGAAGGGTTTGCGACGCTCCTTGCGAACCGGCCTGTCGACGTACTGCAAGTGACGGTCCTATCATGATTCGTAATCTTAAGCGTTTCGTGATGGACAAGGTGGGACACAATTACGATCCACCTTCAATTCCGGTGACCAGAAAAAAAACAATCGGAATTGTCGGTGGCGGTCCTACCGGGCTGACAGCCGCCCACGATCTCTGCGAGATGGGCTACGAGGTACATGTTTATGAAATGACTGATCGCTTGGGCGGCCTAATGGTCTGGGGTATTCCCGCATTCCGCTGTCCTCCCGATGTCATTAAGGAAGACATCGACCGTTTAACGACACGTTGCCCGGGCTTGAAGGTACATCTCAATAGAAGCCTAGGAAAGGATACCAGTCTTACCGAGCTCAAACACAATCATGATGCGGTACTACTCGCAATCGGCGCTTGGTGGGGAAAGCAAATGCAAACTCCTGGAGAGCAAGCTGCTGGGGTAGTGGACGGGGTAGGCTTTCTCCGTAAAGTGAATGATGGAGAACGGCCGCATCTTCCTGAGACGGTTATCGTAATCGGCGGTGGTGATGTCGCCATGGATGCCTGTAGAGTAGCTAAACGCTTACCTGGCTGCAAAAATGTTAAGGTCATCTACCGGCGGGGCCCCAAGGAAATACCGGCCCGACGTATTGAGTTAGAGGGCGCTATCGAAGAAGGTGTTGAATTTATCTACCATACTCTCCAGGTCCGAGTTGAACGCAATAGACACGAAATCATCCTACATTGTGTAAAAACAAAGTTGGGAAAATGTGATGAAGACGGTCGACGACACCCGGTCAAGATTTCCGGAAGCGAACACACCATTCGATGTGGTATGGTCATTGCAGCCGTAGGACAACAAGCGGAGTGTGCAGAACTGAATAAACTGGGTATGATGTTGCCCGATCGTGTGCGTGCTGATTTCAGCAATATGCGTACCTCCGACCCAAAAGTCTTTGCCGCGGGAGACGGAGCCTTTGGCGGGTCTACCATCGTCATGGCTATGCATCACGGCCAGAAAGCAGCATACTATATCAATGCATTCCTCGAAAACCGATCCGATCCATTGCCCTACCGCACACCTTACCGCACCCGACGGGTACCTGTAGCTCAAGACCTTAGGTGGGAAGTTCTACCGCAACAGGAACCTGAGTTCTTCGGTCTCGGCAAGAAGCCGGTCGAATTTCCTGAGATCGAGTCAACCTATAATTGGGAAACGGCACGTAAGGAAGCTGCTCGATGTTACCGATGCGATGCCGAAACCGGTTCGTCAGACTATTCTATCCAACATCGTGAGGATATTTTTTCCATGGCTCGCGCTGGCTCCGAGGAACATCTCAAGCAAAAAGTGATGATTAACAGCAGGCTGAAAATGCGAGACAACCCTTTCCCAGAGGGGCGCGAAGCAACTATTGATGATCTTGTTTTCCTTCCGGCTAATCTTTCCCGGCTGGTGATTGATCCTTATCGTGAAAATTGTTCAATAGAAACCACAATTTCAAGTAAATTGCCTCTGACACAACCTTTCCTTGTATCAGGTTTCGATTATGCGCCTGAGGAAATACGCGAGGCACTAGCCTCAGCCCTGGCGAGAAACCAATGTAGTTACATCGGTGTAAAACCGATTGGGAATTCCGTACCTTGGTGTCAAGTTCTGGACTCAGGCGGACACGGCGTCCCTTCCGCCCAGGCCGCGGCACAGATACACAAAGTTGAAGAACCCTTTCAGTCCGTGGACCCAATTCGACTCCATTCCAACCAGATTCTAGGCCTGGCGGTATCATCCAGGGCATCACTGGAATATGCGCTCTCATTCGCCCTGGACAAAGGATTTGACATGCTGCTATTAGACGGCGCCCCTGGGCTAGGTCAAAGGTGGCCAGAACTAGGCGGGGCGCCGCATCTGGAGATCCTTCGCGATGCTATTCGAATACTGCGCAAGCTCAACAGCGAAGAAGCTATCGATCTGGTCTATTTTGGGGGAGTACGGTCAGGCACCGACGCAGCAAAGTTGATTGCTCTCGGGGCCACCGCAGTCGTATTTGAGCTCTCAGTGGCACTCGCCCTCGGAGGTCAAATTACAAGAGAGAACGGGGTGGAATTCACTACTGACCGAAGCCGTGAGGAGAGGACTAAGGCAGTTCAATGCATTCTTGATGCTAGCACCGGTGAGGCTTCTATGATGGCCCGCTGTACCGGTAAAACTAATTTGCATAACCTGGAACCTGAGGATCTTCGTTCTATCACTCTAACGACGGCGGAGTCGACTGGGATTCCGCTAGTAGGGCTAGGAGCCTGTCCGGCTAAGGGCCCGTAA